A single genomic interval of Haloactinospora alba harbors:
- a CDS encoding helix-turn-helix domain-containing protein produces MEHTPDIAQALTEVGPRLQHLRAQRGVTLAALAEATGIAKSTLSRLETGQRRPSLELLLPISQAHQVPLDELVGAPDVGDPRIRLKPKSLNGSTVVPLTRQPGPLHTFKQVIPTTRSTPEPCTHEGYEWLYVLSGRLRLVLAEHDLVLDTGEAAEFDTRLPHWFGSTGDDAVEILSIFGRQGERMHIRAKPRTGTGN; encoded by the coding sequence GTGGAGCACACACCCGACATCGCCCAGGCCCTGACCGAGGTCGGTCCCCGCCTTCAGCACCTACGCGCCCAGCGCGGCGTCACCCTCGCCGCCCTGGCCGAGGCCACCGGGATCGCCAAGAGCACCCTCTCCCGGCTGGAGACCGGACAGCGCCGCCCCAGCCTGGAACTGCTGCTTCCCATATCCCAGGCCCACCAGGTTCCCCTGGACGAACTGGTCGGTGCTCCCGACGTCGGCGACCCCCGCATCCGGCTCAAGCCGAAAAGCCTGAACGGCAGCACCGTCGTTCCGCTGACCCGCCAACCCGGCCCGCTGCACACCTTCAAACAGGTCATCCCGACCACCCGCAGCACCCCGGAACCCTGCACCCACGAGGGATACGAGTGGCTCTACGTCCTGTCCGGACGGCTGCGCCTGGTTCTGGCCGAGCACGACCTGGTGCTGGATACGGGTGAGGCCGCCGAGTTCGACACCCGGCTGCCGCACTGGTTCGGCAGCACCGGCGACGACGCCGTCGAGATCCTCAGTATCTTCGGCCGCCAGGGCGAACGCATGCACATCCGCGCCAAGCCCCGCACCGGTACCGGGAACTGA
- a CDS encoding NUDIX domain-containing protein, whose translation MAEHTSAGPVPPGTHRGAAPSGPPEPIRAAGAVLCREGRGTREVALVHQPRHGGWTLPSARLDHGEHPLTVALRDVREETGVRPVLGRRLLSRCYLSGGWPKRVEWWAATPDTGPSLSPGGEADQAAWFPLAEARQRVSYRHDAHVLDDIDTTPPDTYPVILLHNASSHDSEWNGDELLRPLDEAGRADAHALAGILAAFGTPRVVSSAAARCAETVSPYAREHGVRVRTDRALTRHSRPGDSEPVSSEQARAAFARLLADGLPTLVCTHGELVQDLMREALTRLGAPISQRLGLRPGEFWVLHVAAADRTLAAVERHAAAG comes from the coding sequence ATGGCTGAACACACGAGCGCGGGGCCGGTTCCCCCCGGCACACACCGGGGCGCCGCGCCGAGCGGCCCCCCGGAACCCATCCGGGCGGCCGGCGCCGTGCTGTGCCGCGAGGGGCGCGGCACCCGCGAGGTCGCGCTGGTGCACCAGCCCCGCCACGGCGGTTGGACCCTGCCCAGTGCCCGGCTGGACCACGGGGAGCACCCGCTGACCGTCGCGCTGCGCGACGTGCGCGAGGAGACCGGCGTACGGCCGGTACTGGGCCGCCGTCTGCTGTCCCGGTGCTACCTCAGCGGCGGGTGGCCCAAGCGGGTGGAGTGGTGGGCGGCCACACCGGACACCGGACCGTCCCTCTCCCCGGGCGGGGAGGCCGACCAGGCCGCCTGGTTCCCGCTGGCGGAGGCGCGCCAGCGCGTCAGCTACCGCCACGACGCCCACGTGCTGGACGACATCGACACCACACCGCCCGACACCTACCCGGTGATCCTGCTGCACAACGCAAGCTCGCACGACAGCGAGTGGAACGGCGACGAGCTGCTGCGTCCGCTGGACGAGGCCGGCCGCGCCGACGCCCACGCGCTGGCGGGCATCCTGGCCGCGTTCGGCACCCCGCGCGTGGTCAGCTCGGCGGCCGCCCGCTGCGCCGAGACCGTGTCCCCCTACGCCAGGGAGCACGGGGTGCGGGTCCGCACCGACCGCGCCCTCACCCGCCACAGCCGTCCCGGCGACAGCGAACCGGTCTCCTCCGAGCAGGCCCGCGCAGCGTTCGCGCGCCTGCTCGCCGACGGCCTGCCGACCCTGGTGTGCACCCACGGTGAGCTGGTCCAGGACCTGATGCGGGAAGCCCTCACCCGGCTGGGAGCCCCCATATCGCAGCGGCTGGGGCTGCGACCCGGCGAGTTCTGGGTCCTGCACGTCGCGGCGGCGGACCGTACACTGGCGGCCGTCGAACGGCACGCGGCGGCTGGATGA
- a CDS encoding MFS transporter: MSGTQTTPHVPESRTKLPPSVYLLGFSLFAMGSAEFLVAGVLPAISDDFGITLSSAGAMITAFALGVVIGGPPLAVLTLRWPRRTTLVATQAVFAASVAIGLVTDSFGVLLATRFVSGLAYAGYFAVAAVTAISLVTPERTARASGVVVSGLTLAMVAGGPASALLSHFTGWRGGFWAVVALTAVGAVLTLAAVPATSTDEKPSVRRELRTMRQPRLWGVFAATLLTTGAYMTSYNYLAAFLTGVTGIPAVWVPAVLTLFGAGAFLGISIGGRIADSRPHHALLTGAVGIVVCSVLLATLAPYALAVVLLVLLLGIAGFVLNPPIYGRVFTIAAQAPTLAGATTVSAFQLGISLVPVLAGAALTAGAGTAVIPWVGGGLALVAIPFILVDRIVARHRS; the protein is encoded by the coding sequence ATGAGCGGAACCCAAACCACACCGCACGTACCGGAATCCCGCACGAAACTGCCACCGAGTGTGTACCTGCTCGGGTTCAGCCTGTTCGCGATGGGGAGCGCGGAGTTCCTGGTGGCCGGGGTCCTACCGGCGATCTCCGACGATTTCGGGATCACACTGTCCTCCGCCGGTGCGATGATCACGGCGTTCGCCCTCGGCGTGGTCATCGGCGGCCCGCCCCTGGCCGTCCTGACCCTGCGCTGGCCGCGAAGAACCACGCTGGTGGCGACGCAGGCGGTCTTCGCCGCGTCGGTGGCGATAGGTCTTGTCACTGACAGCTTCGGCGTACTACTGGCCACCCGCTTCGTCTCCGGTCTCGCCTACGCCGGGTACTTCGCGGTCGCGGCGGTCACCGCGATCAGCCTGGTCACCCCCGAACGCACCGCCCGTGCCTCCGGCGTCGTCGTCAGTGGTCTCACCCTCGCCATGGTCGCCGGCGGGCCGGCCAGTGCCCTGCTCAGCCACTTCACCGGCTGGCGCGGCGGTTTCTGGGCCGTCGTCGCTCTCACCGCCGTCGGCGCTGTCCTGACCCTCGCCGCCGTGCCAGCGACCAGTACCGACGAGAAACCCAGTGTGCGGCGGGAATTGCGCACCATGCGGCAACCGCGGCTGTGGGGCGTCTTCGCCGCGACTCTTCTGACCACCGGCGCCTACATGACCTCCTATAACTACCTCGCGGCGTTCCTGACCGGCGTCACCGGTATACCCGCGGTGTGGGTACCCGCTGTGCTGACACTGTTCGGCGCTGGCGCGTTCCTCGGTATCTCCATCGGGGGAAGGATCGCCGACAGCCGTCCCCACCACGCGCTACTTACCGGGGCAGTCGGGATCGTGGTCTGTTCCGTTCTGCTCGCGACGCTGGCCCCCTACGCCCTGGCCGTCGTCTTGCTCGTCCTGCTTCTCGGGATCGCGGGGTTCGTGCTGAACCCGCCCATATACGGGCGGGTGTTCACCATCGCGGCGCAGGCGCCCACTCTGGCGGGAGCCACCACCGTCTCGGCGTTCCAGCTCGGCATCAGCCTCGTGCCCGTACTTGCGGGAGCGGCCCTCACCGCCGGTGCCGGTACGGCCGTCATCCCCTGGGTCGGGGGTGGCCTGGCTCTGGTCGCGATCCCGTTCATCCTCGTTGATCGGATAGTGGCCCGTCACCGGTCCTAG
- a CDS encoding response regulator transcription factor, producing the protein MRVVIADDDTLLREGVASLLRAEGFTVLAAVADAEALSAELDHQRPDIAVIDVRMPPAFRDEGIRAAIRARQRYPELPVLVLSAYVEETFATELLETGSDGVGYLLKERVGRVESFVETLRQVAGGQTHIDPHVVNQLFARTRRSDPLDRLSARERDVLALMAEGLGNAAISARLVVSEGAVQKHIRSIFAKLDLDPDDSTDRRVAAVLRFLDATR; encoded by the coding sequence ATGCGAGTAGTGATCGCCGACGATGACACGCTGCTGCGCGAGGGCGTGGCCTCGCTCCTGCGGGCGGAGGGGTTCACCGTGCTCGCGGCCGTGGCCGACGCCGAGGCGCTGTCGGCCGAGCTCGACCACCAGCGGCCCGACATAGCGGTGATCGACGTCCGCATGCCGCCCGCCTTCCGGGACGAGGGCATCCGCGCCGCGATCCGGGCGCGGCAGCGCTACCCCGAGCTTCCGGTGCTGGTCCTGTCCGCCTACGTCGAGGAGACGTTCGCCACCGAACTGTTGGAGACGGGCTCCGACGGTGTCGGCTACCTGCTCAAGGAGCGGGTCGGGCGGGTGGAGTCGTTCGTGGAGACACTGCGCCAGGTCGCCGGGGGGCAGACCCACATCGACCCGCACGTCGTCAACCAGCTCTTCGCCCGGACCCGGCGGTCGGACCCGCTGGACCGGCTGTCCGCGCGGGAACGGGACGTGCTGGCGCTGATGGCCGAGGGGCTCGGAAACGCGGCGATCTCCGCCCGGCTCGTGGTCAGCGAGGGGGCGGTGCAGAAACACATCCGCAGCATCTTCGCGAAGCTGGACCTCGACCCCGACGACAGCACCGACCGCCGGGTCGCGGCGGTGCTGCGGTTCCTGGACGCCACGCGTTGA
- a CDS encoding alpha/beta fold hydrolase, producing the protein MTAIPTDAELARSLDGDFTSSHAEVNGVRLHYVSGGSGAPLVLLGGWPQTWWQFHRIMPDLARNYHVIAVDIRGMGGSEKPGSGYDKRTMAADIRALVRHLGYDSVNITGHDIGAMVAYAFAANHPDAVRKLALVDVAHPDGNWESFTLLPGPGQKPNREEGMTLAIDSVFLWWFAFNQIEGLPERLLAGRERILIDWLIHYQSKDPSRIGERDRDIYAHAYSTPEAVRAGNAWYQTFTRDIADERGYAPVSAPLLGLGASGNYRVLNTVLPSKGHNVRVVEIPDSGHYIPEENPQAVIEHLTAFFQ; encoded by the coding sequence ATGACCGCCATCCCCACGGACGCGGAACTCGCCCGCTCCCTCGACGGTGACTTCACCAGCTCCCACGCCGAGGTGAACGGCGTCCGGCTGCACTACGTCTCCGGCGGTTCGGGAGCCCCGCTGGTACTGCTCGGCGGCTGGCCGCAGACCTGGTGGCAGTTCCACAGGATCATGCCGGATCTGGCGCGCAACTACCACGTCATCGCCGTGGACATCCGCGGCATGGGCGGTTCGGAGAAACCCGGGTCGGGCTACGACAAGAGGACGATGGCCGCCGACATCCGCGCGCTGGTCCGCCACCTCGGCTACGACAGCGTCAACATCACCGGGCACGACATCGGCGCCATGGTCGCCTACGCGTTCGCCGCGAACCACCCCGACGCCGTGCGGAAGCTGGCACTGGTGGACGTCGCCCACCCGGACGGGAACTGGGAGAGCTTCACCCTCCTGCCCGGTCCGGGCCAGAAGCCCAACCGCGAGGAGGGCATGACGCTCGCCATCGACTCCGTGTTCCTCTGGTGGTTCGCGTTCAACCAGATCGAGGGGCTGCCGGAGCGGCTGCTGGCCGGGCGGGAACGGATCCTCATCGACTGGCTGATCCACTACCAGAGCAAGGACCCCTCCCGCATCGGGGAACGCGACCGCGACATCTACGCCCACGCCTACTCCACTCCGGAGGCGGTCCGCGCGGGGAACGCGTGGTACCAGACCTTCACCCGCGACATCGCCGACGAACGGGGGTACGCGCCGGTCAGCGCCCCGCTGCTGGGGCTGGGCGCCAGCGGGAACTACCGGGTGCTGAACACCGTCCTGCCGTCCAAGGGCCACAACGTCCGCGTGGTGGAGATCCCCGACAGCGGCCACTACATCCCCGAGGAGAACCCCCAGGCCGTGATCGAGCACCTCACCGCCTTCTTCCAGTGA
- a CDS encoding NAD(P)/FAD-dependent oxidoreductase: MDTQVVIIGAGYAGVSAAKRLARSTARVTVINPRADFVERIRLHQMVAGNRTATLPLSLLLPGSTTLVRDSAESIDTDRNTVTLAGGREIGFDYLIHTAGSSSRLDAVPGAAEHAVTVGGLEDAVSARERLNRLPRGSTVTVVGGGLTGVEVASELAEAGGHRVRLVTDGLVAAGTSTKGRAYVRWYLAKLGVEVIEETAVTDGAGGRGCAGDGRVLDSDLSVMTAMFTVPPLARDSGLDTDEDGALRVKPSLVSTSSTAVVGAGDASRIVDNPLRMSCQAAVPLGAHAAETVLRLADGAEPEPVRPRFVGQCISLGRRSALWQVSNKADVPKNTTITGRVGAFVKEQISSSTVRIALNPRLARFNYSW, from the coding sequence ATGGACACGCAGGTGGTCATCATCGGGGCCGGGTACGCGGGTGTGAGCGCGGCCAAGCGGCTGGCCCGCAGCACAGCACGGGTCACGGTGATCAACCCCCGCGCCGACTTCGTCGAACGGATCCGCCTGCACCAGATGGTGGCGGGCAACCGAACGGCGACGCTTCCCCTCTCGTTGCTGCTGCCCGGCTCCACCACGCTGGTACGGGACTCGGCGGAGTCGATCGACACCGACCGGAACACGGTGACACTCGCCGGCGGGAGGGAGATCGGTTTCGACTACCTCATCCACACGGCCGGCAGCAGCAGCCGTCTGGACGCGGTTCCCGGAGCGGCCGAGCACGCGGTGACGGTGGGCGGGCTGGAGGACGCGGTGTCGGCGCGGGAGCGGTTGAACCGGCTGCCCCGCGGTTCGACTGTCACCGTCGTCGGCGGAGGACTGACCGGTGTGGAGGTGGCCTCCGAGCTCGCCGAAGCCGGTGGCCACAGGGTCCGCCTGGTCACCGACGGGCTGGTCGCCGCCGGAACCAGTACCAAGGGCCGCGCCTACGTCCGCTGGTACCTCGCCAAACTCGGTGTGGAGGTCATCGAGGAAACAGCCGTCACCGACGGTGCGGGCGGACGCGGTTGTGCTGGGGACGGCCGGGTCCTCGACAGCGACCTGTCCGTGATGACGGCCATGTTCACGGTTCCCCCGCTGGCGCGCGACAGCGGTTTGGACACGGACGAGGACGGCGCCCTGCGGGTGAAGCCGTCCCTGGTCAGCACCAGCAGCACCGCTGTCGTCGGCGCCGGTGACGCGTCGCGGATCGTGGACAACCCGCTGCGGATGAGCTGCCAGGCCGCGGTCCCGCTCGGTGCGCACGCTGCGGAGACCGTGCTGCGCCTGGCCGACGGGGCGGAACCCGAACCGGTGCGCCCCAGGTTCGTTGGCCAGTGCATCAGCCTCGGACGGCGGTCGGCCCTGTGGCAGGTGTCGAACAAGGCGGACGTACCGAAGAACACCACCATCACGGGAAGAGTGGGGGCGTTCGTCAAGGAGCAGATCAGTTCCTCCACGGTCCGGATCGCGCTGAACCCGAGACTCGCCCGGTTCAACTACAGCTGGTAA
- a CDS encoding CPBP family intramembrane glutamic endopeptidase, giving the protein MAYGWVFWASLLASVAMLATALFAHPALPSAVTWHQSPVAETVWLPAAVGMVLAWLTTRARQRRDLERRCQDALAGHPVGSELRWLLFFLACFAIGTVGLSLLFGQVVPDAPYVPTVRVVFLFVLPVVFVDQAGFTLTGEGTAMPALAMGVTEPWRWFGLLPTLVTIALVALPLRATPLPSPDLALLGALVAFVAISIPEEIFFRGMLQSRLEQLVGRWSGIVLTSLLFAATYAVTDGRNELAPLTGEGLVTDAVAALLTYGPLGLLYGYVWVCYRNIWLNVLLRGGMLTLVLAPALRLFE; this is encoded by the coding sequence ATGGCATACGGATGGGTATTCTGGGCGAGCCTGCTCGCGAGCGTGGCGATGCTGGCAACGGCGCTCTTCGCCCACCCCGCGCTGCCCTCGGCTGTCACCTGGCACCAGAGTCCCGTCGCGGAAACCGTCTGGCTCCCCGCGGCGGTGGGCATGGTGCTGGCGTGGCTGACCACCCGAGCGCGGCAGCGCCGGGACCTGGAGCGCCGATGTCAGGACGCGTTGGCCGGCCACCCGGTGGGGTCCGAGCTCCGCTGGCTGCTGTTCTTCCTGGCGTGCTTCGCCATCGGAACCGTCGGCCTGTCCCTGCTGTTCGGCCAGGTGGTACCGGACGCCCCCTACGTGCCCACGGTGCGGGTCGTCTTCCTGTTCGTCCTGCCCGTGGTGTTCGTGGACCAGGCCGGTTTCACCCTCACCGGGGAGGGGACGGCCATGCCCGCCCTTGCCATGGGCGTGACCGAGCCATGGCGCTGGTTTGGCCTGCTTCCCACCCTGGTCACGATCGCGCTGGTGGCTCTTCCGCTGCGCGCCACACCGTTACCCTCCCCGGACCTGGCCCTGCTCGGGGCGCTGGTGGCGTTCGTCGCGATCAGCATCCCCGAGGAGATCTTCTTCCGCGGCATGCTGCAGAGCAGGCTGGAACAGCTCGTCGGCCGGTGGAGCGGCATCGTGCTGACCTCGCTGCTGTTCGCCGCCACCTACGCCGTGACCGACGGGCGCAACGAACTCGCCCCGCTCACCGGCGAGGGCCTGGTCACCGACGCCGTGGCGGCCCTGCTGACCTACGGCCCGCTCGGTCTGCTCTACGGCTACGTGTGGGTGTGCTACCGCAACATCTGGTTGAACGTCCTCCTGCGCGGAGGGATGCTCACCCTGGTCCTCGCCCCCGCGCTGCGCCTGTTCGAATGA
- a CDS encoding RNA polymerase sigma-70 factor, whose translation MDESDPVAEFRSHRGRLFGLAYRMLGSAASAEDMVQEAFLRWSGADHASIASPGAWLAKTVTNLCLNHLDSARVRREQYVGPWLPEPVLTEDGALGPLELAQQRESVSMALLALLEQLAPAERAVFVLREAFGYDHQSIAGMLECSQDNSRQLHHRATRRLREERARFEPDHGAWHQLVERFLAAARDGDLARLEELLTADVTSWSDGGGKASAARRPVVGSTQVARLVVGLLRQADEEVTISVREVNGASALLAHSGPTLIAAMVPHVADGRITALRSVTNPDKLRFLQSQLTDDVSHTGGLSGPNG comes from the coding sequence ATGGACGAGAGTGACCCGGTCGCGGAGTTCCGGTCGCACCGCGGACGGCTGTTCGGGTTGGCCTACCGGATGCTCGGTTCGGCCGCCAGCGCCGAGGACATGGTGCAGGAGGCGTTCCTGCGCTGGTCGGGCGCCGACCACGCGTCGATCGCCTCGCCGGGTGCCTGGCTGGCGAAGACGGTGACGAACCTGTGCCTGAACCACCTGGACTCGGCGCGGGTCAGACGCGAACAGTACGTGGGGCCGTGGCTTCCGGAACCGGTGCTGACCGAGGACGGCGCCCTGGGTCCGCTGGAGCTCGCCCAGCAGCGGGAGTCGGTGTCGATGGCGCTGCTGGCGCTGCTCGAACAGCTGGCTCCGGCCGAGCGGGCGGTGTTCGTCCTGCGCGAGGCGTTCGGTTACGACCACCAATCGATCGCCGGGATGCTGGAATGCTCCCAGGACAACTCCCGGCAGCTGCACCACAGGGCCACCCGGCGGCTGCGGGAGGAACGGGCGCGGTTCGAGCCGGACCACGGCGCGTGGCACCAGCTGGTGGAACGGTTCCTCGCGGCGGCGCGCGACGGCGACCTTGCGCGGCTGGAGGAGCTGCTCACCGCCGACGTGACGTCCTGGTCCGACGGCGGTGGCAAGGCCAGCGCGGCCCGCCGCCCCGTCGTCGGCAGCACCCAGGTCGCGCGGCTGGTCGTCGGCCTGCTCCGCCAGGCCGACGAGGAGGTCACGATCAGTGTGCGCGAGGTAAACGGCGCGAGCGCGCTGCTCGCCCACTCCGGTCCCACCCTGATCGCGGCGATGGTGCCGCACGTCGCCGACGGGAGGATCACCGCGCTGCGCTCCGTCACCAACCCGGACAAGCTCCGGTTCCTCCAAAGCCAGCTCACCGACGACGTGTCACACACCGGAGGGCTGTCCGGTCCCAACGGGTGA
- a CDS encoding MFS transporter codes for MPLAVLAIGVSIFALTSTEFVISGLLPLIADDVGVTIPQAGMLISAFAVAMVVAPPVAAAATLRLPAKATLVALLAVFAAGQALGALAPDYWTLFASRVVTGLAAAAFWAVGAAAAVTLVPYERRGRALAVVTGGLALATTLGVPLGTVLGQHTGWRATFWLIGATALLALAGIAALMPASQRNTDRDRSPRLLAELRSFADRRVWIALSTTVLTQAAVFATYSYASPYLTEVAGTSESAVPTILLLYGAGGVVGLLAGGRAADWRPLTALTLGAAGLVAVFAVLWLAPASPVLAAAMILLMGLFGLFINPALNVRVYALVHSPTFAGASSTSAFNVGNTVGPWLGGTAISAGFGLAAPAWVSVVLAVAALAMVALAAYTRAPSADRVGTGHDQKTPERSEPSPA; via the coding sequence ATGCCTCTCGCGGTCCTCGCCATCGGCGTGAGCATCTTCGCGCTGACCAGCACCGAGTTCGTCATCTCCGGACTGTTACCCCTGATCGCCGACGACGTCGGCGTCACCATCCCCCAGGCGGGCATGCTGATCTCGGCGTTCGCCGTCGCGATGGTGGTCGCTCCCCCGGTCGCCGCTGCCGCCACCCTGCGGCTGCCCGCCAAGGCCACCTTGGTCGCCCTGCTGGCGGTGTTCGCCGCCGGGCAGGCCCTGGGCGCGCTCGCACCGGACTACTGGACCCTGTTCGCCTCCCGCGTCGTCACCGGGCTGGCCGCGGCCGCGTTCTGGGCCGTGGGCGCGGCCGCCGCCGTCACCCTCGTCCCCTACGAGCGGCGCGGACGGGCGCTGGCCGTGGTCACCGGCGGGCTGGCACTGGCCACTACCCTCGGGGTGCCGCTGGGCACCGTGCTGGGCCAGCACACCGGGTGGCGCGCCACGTTCTGGCTGATCGGCGCGACCGCGCTGCTGGCACTGGCCGGCATCGCCGCGCTGATGCCGGCCAGCCAGCGGAACACCGACCGGGACCGGAGTCCCCGGCTGCTGGCCGAACTGCGCTCCTTCGCCGACCGGCGGGTGTGGATCGCCCTGTCCACCACCGTCCTCACGCAGGCCGCCGTCTTCGCGACCTACAGCTACGCCTCCCCCTACCTCACCGAGGTGGCGGGAACCAGTGAGTCCGCCGTGCCCACCATCCTGCTGCTGTACGGCGCCGGGGGCGTCGTCGGCCTGCTGGCGGGCGGCCGCGCCGCCGACTGGCGCCCCCTCACCGCGCTCACCCTGGGCGCGGCGGGTCTCGTCGCCGTATTCGCGGTGCTGTGGCTCGCCCCCGCCTCACCCGTGCTCGCGGCGGCGATGATCCTGCTCATGGGCCTGTTCGGCCTGTTCATCAACCCCGCACTGAACGTGCGGGTGTACGCCCTGGTGCACTCCCCCACCTTCGCCGGCGCCTCCAGCACCTCGGCGTTCAACGTCGGCAACACCGTCGGCCCGTGGCTGGGCGGCACGGCCATCAGCGCCGGGTTCGGCCTGGCCGCGCCCGCCTGGGTGAGCGTGGTGCTGGCGGTGGCCGCCCTCGCGATGGTCGCCCTCGCCGCCTACACCCGCGCGCCCAGCGCGGATCGCGTCGGCACCGGCCACGACCAGAAGACCCCGGAGAGGTCCGAACCCTCCCCGGCATGA
- a CDS encoding flavodoxin family protein: MARLLIVHHTPSPSVQTMLESVLSGARNEDITGVEVDTRPALGATVPDVLAADAVVLGTTANIGYMSGALKHFFDTVYYPCLTDTAGLPYSLYVHGNSDTTGAVRAVEGIASGMSWQRHRPPVTVVGDPDGDDRDSCWELGAVTALAALEHAGEE; this comes from the coding sequence ATGGCACGCCTGCTCATCGTTCACCACACACCCTCCCCCTCGGTCCAGACCATGCTCGAGTCCGTGCTGTCCGGGGCGCGCAACGAGGACATCACGGGTGTGGAGGTCGACACCCGCCCCGCCCTGGGGGCGACCGTGCCCGACGTGCTCGCCGCCGACGCGGTCGTCCTGGGCACCACGGCCAACATCGGCTACATGTCCGGGGCGCTGAAACACTTCTTCGACACGGTCTACTACCCCTGCCTCACCGACACGGCGGGCCTGCCGTACTCCCTGTACGTGCACGGCAACAGCGACACCACCGGCGCGGTGCGCGCGGTGGAGGGGATCGCCTCGGGCATGTCCTGGCAGCGCCACCGCCCACCGGTCACCGTCGTCGGCGACCCCGACGGCGACGACCGGGACTCCTGCTGGGAACTGGGGGCCGTGACCGCGCTGGCCGCGCTCGAACACGCCGGGGAGGAGTAG
- a CDS encoding TetR/AcrR family transcriptional regulator translates to MARTKEFDPQRVLESAMGVFWRKGYEGTSAQDLCDATGLGRSSLYNAFDGKHDLFLRALKLYVQRFTQHNIELISGDGSIRERVGTLLWDVVEQERSSASPGCFAVNSAMERARTDPDVAAVVERDRAAVVDALHQALRTAQAEGEIAPDADPLALARFLHSTIGSLRLLGRTPSGRAAMPDVVATTLAAL, encoded by the coding sequence ATGGCACGCACCAAGGAGTTCGACCCGCAGCGGGTCCTGGAGTCCGCGATGGGGGTGTTCTGGCGCAAGGGCTACGAGGGCACCTCCGCCCAGGACCTGTGCGACGCCACCGGGCTGGGGCGCAGCAGCCTCTACAACGCGTTCGACGGCAAGCACGACCTGTTCCTGCGGGCGCTGAAGCTGTACGTGCAGCGGTTCACCCAACACAACATCGAGCTGATCAGTGGGGACGGCTCCATCCGGGAGCGGGTCGGCACCCTGCTGTGGGACGTGGTGGAGCAGGAGCGCTCCAGCGCCAGTCCCGGTTGTTTCGCCGTCAACTCCGCGATGGAGCGCGCCCGCACCGACCCGGACGTCGCCGCCGTGGTGGAACGGGACCGCGCCGCGGTCGTCGACGCCCTGCACCAGGCGTTGCGCACCGCCCAGGCGGAGGGGGAGATCGCCCCGGACGCCGACCCGCTGGCGCTCGCGCGGTTCCTCCACAGCACCATCGGCTCGCTGCGCCTGCTGGGCCGCACACCCAGCGGCCGTGCGGCGATGCCCGACGTGGTCGCCACCACCCTGGCGGCCCTCTAG
- a CDS encoding AbrB/MazE/SpoVT family DNA-binding domain-containing protein, with the protein MDTRRHRRAVVRAKNQLTLPRDIATALHIGEGDEVEFDVTENGEVVLRGLATVPAEQRWFWEADWQAGEREASEQIASGQTTTYDTADEMFADLER; encoded by the coding sequence ATGGACACCAGGCGACACCGCCGCGCGGTCGTTCGCGCCAAGAACCAGCTCACCTTGCCCAGGGACATCGCAACTGCTCTGCACATTGGTGAAGGCGATGAAGTCGAGTTCGACGTAACTGAGAACGGCGAGGTCGTGTTGCGCGGCTTGGCGACTGTACCGGCGGAGCAGCGCTGGTTCTGGGAAGCTGACTGGCAGGCCGGGGAGCGGGAGGCCAGTGAGCAGATCGCCTCCGGGCAGACCACCACTTACGACACTGCTGATGAGATGTTTGCTGACCTGGAGCGCTAG
- a CDS encoding SRPBCC family protein has product MAQHRVSRSVVVDAPAERIFDILADPRRHSEFDGSGTVREAVRGPERLTLGSRFGMGMRMGGLDYRTGNQVVEFSENRRLAWRHGAWHRWRWTLEPLEDGTTRVTETFDYSRFGTWFYILVGFPQRNALGIERTLPRLKRLAEQDG; this is encoded by the coding sequence ATGGCACAGCACCGCGTTTCCCGCAGCGTCGTGGTCGACGCTCCCGCCGAGCGGATCTTCGACATCCTCGCCGATCCCCGCCGCCACTCCGAGTTCGACGGCTCGGGCACCGTGCGCGAGGCGGTCCGCGGCCCCGAACGGCTTACCCTGGGCTCCCGGTTCGGCATGGGGATGCGCATGGGCGGTCTCGACTACCGCACCGGCAACCAGGTTGTGGAGTTCAGCGAGAACCGGAGACTGGCGTGGCGGCACGGCGCGTGGCACCGCTGGCGGTGGACGCTGGAACCGTTGGAGGACGGGACGACCCGGGTGACCGAGACGTTCGACTACTCCCGGTTCGGGACGTGGTTCTACATCCTGGTGGGCTTCCCCCAGCGCAACGCGCTCGGTATCGAGCGCACCCTGCCGCGGCTGAAGCGCCTCGCGGAACAGGACGGCTGA